Proteins from a single region of Mumia flava:
- a CDS encoding NAD(P)-dependent malic enzyme → MVGSPKFAGDPVFDVHRGGKMAISSTVALRDADDLSLSYTPGVARVCEAIAEDPAVADDYTWVPNTVAVVTDGSAVLGLGDIGPKASLPVMEGKAVLFKQFGGVDAIPLALDVRDVDAFVDTVARMAPSFGGINLEDIAAPRCFEIEAALQARVDIPVFHDDQHGTAIVTLAALFNALRLTGRREEDTSVVISGAGAAGVAIARILLASGVRRIALVDRKGVIHPGRDDLTPIKAEMAYETSEWGRRGSLADALEGADVFIGVSGGSVPESAIERMADDAIVFALANPTPEVHPDIARRHARVVATGRSDYPNQINNVLAFPGVFRGALDVRASRVTESMKVAAARALSDLVGDALSEAYVIPSPFDERVAPAVAGAVADAARAAGVARR, encoded by the coding sequence ATGGTGGGTTCGCCGAAGTTCGCCGGGGATCCGGTCTTCGACGTACACCGGGGCGGGAAGATGGCGATCTCGAGCACCGTAGCCCTGCGCGACGCCGACGATCTCTCGCTCTCGTACACCCCGGGTGTCGCCCGCGTGTGCGAGGCGATCGCTGAGGATCCGGCCGTCGCCGACGACTACACCTGGGTCCCGAACACCGTTGCGGTCGTGACCGACGGGTCGGCCGTCCTCGGGCTCGGCGACATCGGCCCGAAGGCCTCGCTGCCGGTGATGGAGGGCAAGGCCGTCCTGTTCAAGCAGTTCGGTGGTGTCGACGCGATCCCGCTGGCACTGGACGTGCGCGACGTCGACGCGTTCGTCGACACCGTTGCTCGGATGGCGCCCAGCTTCGGGGGGATCAACCTCGAGGACATCGCCGCACCGCGGTGCTTCGAGATCGAGGCGGCACTCCAGGCTCGCGTGGACATCCCGGTCTTCCACGACGACCAGCACGGCACCGCGATCGTGACGTTGGCCGCCCTCTTCAATGCACTCCGACTGACCGGTCGCCGCGAGGAGGACACCTCCGTCGTGATCTCCGGCGCCGGTGCCGCGGGCGTCGCGATCGCACGGATCCTGCTCGCGAGCGGTGTCCGGCGGATCGCCCTGGTCGACCGCAAGGGCGTGATCCATCCCGGACGCGACGACCTGACGCCGATCAAGGCTGAGATGGCCTACGAGACCAGCGAGTGGGGCCGGCGCGGGTCGCTGGCCGACGCGCTCGAGGGCGCCGACGTGTTCATCGGGGTGTCGGGCGGTTCCGTGCCGGAGTCCGCGATCGAGCGGATGGCCGACGACGCGATCGTGTTCGCTCTGGCGAACCCGACGCCCGAGGTCCACCCGGACATCGCGCGCCGGCACGCCCGCGTCGTCGCGACCGGGCGCTCGGACTACCCGAACCAGATCAACAACGTCCTCGCCTTCCCCGGTGTCTTCCGCGGCGCGCTCGACGTGCGGGCCAGCCGCGTCACGGAGTCGATGAAGGTCGCTGCGGCGCGTGCGCTGTCCGACCTGGTCGGCGACGCACTCAGCGAGGCGTACGTGATCCCGTCGCCGTTCGACGAGCGTGTGGCGCCGGCGGTCGCCGGTGCGGTCGCCGACGCGGCGCGCGCTGCCGGCGTCGCCCGCCGGTAG
- a CDS encoding WhiB family transcriptional regulator: MDWRHHAACLDEDPELFFPIGSTGPAISQVEEAKLVCRRCDVRDQCLEWALGSGQDHGVWGGLSEDERRALKRRTARARIRTA, translated from the coding sequence ATGGACTGGCGTCACCACGCTGCCTGCCTCGATGAGGATCCGGAGCTGTTCTTCCCGATCGGAAGCACGGGGCCCGCGATCTCTCAGGTCGAGGAGGCGAAGCTGGTCTGCCGTCGCTGCGACGTCCGTGACCAGTGCCTCGAGTGGGCCCTCGGCTCCGGTCAGGACCACGGTGTGTGGGGCGGCCTGAGCGAGGACGAGCGTCGCGCCCTCAAGCGTCGCACCGCCCGCGCCCGGATCCGCACCGCCTGA
- a CDS encoding sensor histidine kinase, giving the protein MPSLDDVARHQTALSREDVEWLHRLVADWQILADLSFADLVLWLPDSEGKGFWSGAQMRPTTGVTAHLDDLVGDFVPSHRRPALEAAMREGRVIREGDPEWREDIPVRLEAIPVRRDGRVIAVVARSTNLLGVRTPSRLELAYLQIADDLTGMISEGAFPIPGEQSDLSHSPRVGDGLIRVDAAGTVMYASPNGVSAFRRLGVTADLQGADLVAATRALVPAPQRPTDSALSSALTGRVGAAADLENGDASLSLRAIPLRTHGQSSGALVLLRDVTELRGRERELMSKEATIREIHHRVKNNLQTVQALLRLQARRMEDGAGREALEEAVRRIGSIAVVHDTLSQAFDETVEFDEVADRLRQMVAEVSSPARLVTTERAGSFGELRAEVATPLAMVLTELIQNAAEHAFGEEERGHVLLQVERRPAYLRVAVVDDGVGLPVGFEPSSSNSLGLSIVATLVESELGGSLAFGPRSPATGGGGTRVAVEIPLSGR; this is encoded by the coding sequence GTGCCCTCCCTCGACGACGTCGCTCGCCACCAGACCGCACTGAGTCGCGAGGACGTCGAGTGGCTGCACCGGCTGGTCGCCGACTGGCAGATCCTCGCCGACCTGTCGTTCGCCGATCTCGTCCTCTGGCTCCCGGACTCGGAGGGCAAGGGATTCTGGTCCGGGGCGCAGATGAGGCCGACGACCGGCGTCACGGCTCACCTGGACGACCTGGTCGGCGACTTCGTGCCGAGCCACCGCCGTCCCGCGTTGGAGGCGGCCATGCGCGAGGGCCGGGTGATCCGCGAGGGCGACCCCGAGTGGCGCGAGGACATCCCGGTCCGCCTCGAGGCGATCCCGGTGCGCCGCGACGGCCGGGTGATCGCCGTGGTCGCGCGCAGCACGAACCTGCTGGGCGTGCGGACCCCGAGCCGCCTCGAGCTCGCGTACCTCCAGATCGCCGACGACCTGACGGGGATGATCAGCGAGGGCGCGTTCCCGATCCCGGGCGAGCAGTCCGACCTAAGCCACTCGCCGCGGGTCGGTGACGGGCTCATCCGGGTCGACGCCGCGGGCACGGTGATGTACGCGAGCCCGAACGGCGTGTCTGCCTTCCGTCGGCTCGGCGTGACCGCCGACCTCCAGGGAGCCGACCTGGTCGCGGCCACACGGGCGCTGGTCCCGGCGCCGCAGCGCCCAACCGACAGCGCGCTCTCGTCCGCCCTGACCGGACGGGTCGGCGCTGCTGCGGACCTGGAGAACGGCGACGCGTCGCTGAGCCTGCGGGCGATCCCGCTCCGGACGCACGGCCAGTCGTCCGGCGCGCTCGTGCTGCTGCGCGACGTCACCGAGCTGCGGGGGCGCGAGCGGGAGCTGATGAGCAAGGAGGCGACGATCCGGGAGATCCACCACCGGGTCAAGAACAACCTCCAGACCGTCCAGGCGCTGCTGCGCCTCCAGGCTCGGCGGATGGAGGACGGCGCCGGGCGCGAGGCGTTGGAGGAGGCCGTCCGCAGGATCGGGTCGATCGCGGTCGTGCACGACACCCTCAGCCAGGCCTTCGACGAGACGGTGGAGTTCGACGAGGTGGCGGACCGGTTGCGCCAGATGGTCGCGGAGGTCTCCTCGCCCGCCCGGCTGGTCACCACGGAGCGGGCCGGGTCGTTCGGCGAGCTGCGCGCGGAGGTCGCGACGCCGCTGGCGATGGTCCTCACCGAGCTGATCCAGAACGCCGCGGAGCATGCGTTCGGCGAGGAGGAGCGGGGCCACGTGCTGCTCCAGGTGGAGCGCCGCCCGGCGTACCTCCGTGTGGCCGTGGTCGACGACGGCGTCGGGCTCCCGGTCGGGTTCGAGCCGAGCTCCTCGAACAGCCTGGGACTGTCGATCGTGGCGACGCTGGTGGAGTCCGAGCTGGGCGGGTCCTTGGCCTTCGGCCCTCGGTCCCCGGCGACCGGCGGGGGCGGGACGCGGGTCGCGGTCGAGATCCCCCTGAGCGGTCGATGA
- a CDS encoding DUF2785 domain-containing protein: MSESYWRSVIEAGMRVPEDRSLNDLTLELTEMLASTDPAVRDDLAVPVLTSWIGNGTYDELLRGFGNGLVTGLRNGLGSDGDASVLRRSYTALVLTETVLRDNTHQLLPAATVMGWGDQVTSWFVRERDLRGWIPELGWAHAVAHGADLIAALARSEHFDKLELTVLLDVVADRLLADTHYVLSHGEDDRLAFAVMTILHRDAVSSNVVEPWIARLAAGTRRPRTRGQAGGEWPTPAAANTSRFLRALYVQLALGVKGRSDLPGDERLFATPAPDRADLLLVVIDQIRAENPGLFASTSGRRTLTTTH, translated from the coding sequence GTGTCTGAGTCGTACTGGCGGTCCGTCATCGAGGCCGGCATGCGCGTTCCCGAGGACCGATCGCTCAACGATCTGACCCTCGAGCTGACCGAGATGCTCGCCAGCACCGATCCGGCGGTCCGGGACGATCTCGCGGTGCCGGTGCTGACCAGCTGGATCGGCAACGGGACGTACGACGAGCTGCTGCGCGGATTCGGCAACGGCCTGGTCACCGGTCTGCGCAACGGCCTGGGCTCCGACGGGGACGCGAGCGTGCTGCGACGTTCCTACACCGCACTGGTGCTGACCGAGACCGTGCTCCGCGACAACACCCACCAGCTGCTCCCGGCGGCGACCGTGATGGGGTGGGGCGACCAGGTGACCTCGTGGTTCGTCCGCGAGCGGGACCTGCGCGGCTGGATCCCGGAGCTCGGCTGGGCGCACGCGGTCGCGCACGGTGCCGACCTGATCGCCGCGCTCGCCCGCTCCGAGCACTTCGACAAGCTCGAGCTGACGGTGCTGCTCGACGTCGTCGCCGACCGTCTGCTCGCCGACACGCACTACGTGCTCAGCCACGGCGAGGACGACCGCCTCGCGTTCGCCGTCATGACGATCCTGCACCGCGACGCGGTCAGCTCGAACGTCGTCGAGCCCTGGATCGCCCGGCTGGCGGCCGGGACCCGGCGACCACGGACGCGTGGGCAGGCCGGGGGCGAGTGGCCGACGCCGGCCGCCGCGAACACCTCGCGCTTCCTGCGCGCGCTGTACGTCCAGCTCGCGCTCGGCGTGAAGGGCCGCTCCGACCTGCCCGGGGACGAGCGCCTGTTCGCCACCCCCGCGCCCGATCGAGCGGACCTCCTGCTCGTGGTCATCGACCAGATCCGGGCCGAGAACCCGGGACTCTTCGCGTCCACCAGCGGTCGCCGTACGCTCACGACGACACACTGA